One Diabrotica virgifera virgifera chromosome 3, PGI_DIABVI_V3a genomic window carries:
- the LOC126881915 gene encoding retinol dehydrogenase 11-like — protein sequence MGYLVYYIFPTILILALIRKYRESKWGKCINNIQLDGKTVIVTGANSGIGFEIAKECASRKAQVILACRTLKKAKDSCLSIQQKINNVIVVPMELDLSSLESIKNFTNEVKKNFNEIHILINNAGVHHPNTTRVETNDHFEIHFGVNYLGHFYLTNLLLEQLSLPSGKSRVVVIASSLHERGEIILDDLNSEKNTRRANLYANSKLANIYFAQELANRVKEKNINVYACCPGWVFTGLFRHTIRWYHFFIVAPVAFFFMRSPQQGAQTPIFCATEPELESETGLLYRDCKHYNSKMIFYENISKKLWSETESMINKAIGQTE from the exons ATGGGTTACctagtttattatatttttccGACGATTTTGATTTTAGCGTTAATACGAAAGTATCGTGAATCAAAATGGGGTAAATGTATAAATAACATTCAATTAGATGGAAAAACGGTCATTGTTACCGGTGCAAATTCCGGCATTGGTTTTGAAATCGCCAAGGAATGTGCCTCTAGAAAAGCACAAGTCATTCTAGCATGCAGAACTTTGAAAAAAGCCAAAGATAGTTGTTTATCAATTCAACAGAAAATTAATAACGTTATTGTC GTGCCAATGGAATTAGATTTATCTTCATTAGAATCAATTAAGAACTTTACAAATGAAGTAAAGAAAAACTTTAACGAAATTCACATTCTCATAAACAATGCTGGAGTACATCATCCTAACACAACAAGAGTAGAAACTAATGACCATTTTGAAATTCATTTTGGAGTGAATTACTTAGGCCATTTCTATTTAACCAATCTTCTACTGGAACAACTATCTCTCCCCTCTGGAAAAAGTAGAGTTGTAGTCATAGCTTCTTCTTTACACGAAAGAGGTGAAATTATTCTGGATGATTTGAACAGTGAAAAAAATACTAGAAGAGCAAATCTTTATGCCAATTCTAAATTGGcaaatatttattttgctcaaGAATTAGCCAATAGGGTTAAAGAGaaaaatattaatgtttatgcttGTTGTCCAGGATGGGTTTTCACTGGATTATTTAGACACACAATTCGGTGGTATCACTTTTTTATAGTTGCTCCTGTTGCTTTTTTCTTTATGAGGAGTCCCCAGCAG GGTGCCCAAACTCCAATTTTTTGTGCTACGGAACCTGAGTTGGAGTCTGAGACAGGTCTTTTATATAGAGATTGCAAACATTATAAcagtaaaatgattttttatgaGAATATCTCAAAAAAACTTTGGTCTGAAACTGAAAGCATGATTAACAAGGCTATTGGTCAAACAGAATAG